Proteins from a genomic interval of Actinoalloteichus hymeniacidonis:
- a CDS encoding very short patch repair endonuclease produces the protein MARTGSSQSWASSPSVRKSMRGNRGRDTRPELAVRRAVHAMGLRYRVSARPLPDLRRTADLVFTRARVAVFVDGCFWHGCPLHHTVASANGAYWAEKLRTNRERDADTDRRLIEAGWRPVRLWEHEPVEQAARRIADEVRRGPS, from the coding sequence GTGGCGCGCACGGGGAGTTCCCAGTCCTGGGCCTCCTCACCCTCGGTACGCAAGAGCATGCGCGGCAACCGGGGACGCGACACCCGGCCGGAACTGGCGGTACGGCGCGCCGTGCATGCCATGGGCCTGCGATATCGGGTCTCCGCCCGCCCGCTGCCTGATCTCCGTCGAACGGCGGACCTGGTCTTCACCCGCGCGCGAGTCGCCGTCTTCGTCGACGGCTGCTTCTGGCACGGGTGCCCGTTGCACCACACGGTCGCCAGCGCCAACGGCGCGTACTGGGCGGAGAAGTTGCGGACGAACCGTGAACGCGATGCGGACACCGACCGGCGGTTGATCGAAGCGGGTTGGCGGCCGGTACGTCTTTGGGAACACGAACCGGTCGAGCAGGCGGCCCGCCGCATCGCCGACGAGGTACGCCGAGGGCCGTCCTGA
- a CDS encoding DNA cytosine methyltransferase, which translates to MIDLFAGCGGMTGGFVAAGFSTALAVELNPYAAATYAANFGEDHVRQVDIATVSAAEVPRADVVVGGPPCQGFSSLGSRNIGDPRNQLWREYVRVVRAANPKIFVIENVDRFLRSPEFALLRAEVDGGSLAGYELTYGHLNAADYGVAQRRRRTIIIGSRIGPVALPEPTHGRGEQDALPVGLLPWAGTRTRIAELPERPDTTELPRITTTFFGRPVPGVFSGLDLHLGRRPTELSLRRYDCVPPGGGRFDLPTELLPRCWREKPSGTTDVMGRMRWDAPSLTIRTEFFKPEKGQYLHPQWEADEPMRRVNRPITHYEASLLQDFPADFRWCGTKAEIARQIGNAVPLGLSRALGNQVAAALR; encoded by the coding sequence ATGATCGACCTGTTCGCCGGGTGCGGCGGGATGACCGGCGGGTTCGTCGCGGCTGGCTTCAGCACCGCCCTCGCGGTGGAGCTCAATCCCTACGCCGCAGCGACCTACGCCGCCAATTTCGGCGAGGATCACGTGCGCCAGGTCGACATCGCGACGGTATCGGCCGCCGAGGTTCCCCGCGCCGATGTCGTGGTCGGCGGGCCACCGTGTCAGGGTTTCTCCAGCCTGGGCAGTCGCAATATCGGCGATCCGCGCAACCAACTCTGGCGGGAGTACGTCCGTGTCGTCCGTGCGGCCAACCCGAAGATCTTCGTCATCGAGAACGTCGACCGCTTCCTGCGCAGCCCGGAGTTCGCCCTGCTGCGGGCCGAGGTCGACGGCGGCAGCCTCGCCGGATACGAGTTGACCTACGGCCATCTCAACGCCGCCGACTACGGCGTGGCCCAGCGGCGCCGTCGCACGATCATCATCGGCTCGCGCATCGGCCCGGTCGCCCTGCCGGAGCCGACCCACGGCAGGGGCGAGCAGGACGCGCTGCCGGTCGGGTTGCTGCCCTGGGCGGGTACCCGGACCCGTATCGCCGAGTTGCCGGAGCGTCCGGACACCACCGAGCTTCCCAGGATCACGACCACCTTCTTCGGCAGGCCGGTACCGGGCGTCTTCAGCGGCCTCGACCTGCATCTGGGTCGCAGACCGACCGAGTTGTCGCTGCGCCGCTACGACTGTGTCCCGCCGGGCGGTGGCCGGTTCGACCTGCCCACCGAGCTGCTGCCCCGCTGCTGGCGGGAGAAACCGTCCGGCACCACCGACGTGATGGGTCGGATGCGGTGGGATGCACCATCGCTGACGATTCGCACCGAGTTCTTCAAGCCGGAGAAGGGGCAATACCTGCATCCGCAGTGGGAGGCGGACGAACCGATGCGTCGGGTGAACCGGCCGATCACCCACTACGAGGCGTCACTGCTGCAGGACTTCCCCGCCGACTTCCGGTGGTGCGGGACCAAGGCCGAGATCGCCAGACAGATCGGCAACGCCGTCCCGTTGGGTCTGTCCCGGGCGCTGGGCAACCAGGTCGCGGCCGCGTTGCGGTGA
- a CDS encoding ATP-binding cassette domain-containing protein produces MTLLELRDLTVDYQSTRGVVPAVRGVNLTLDVGQTLGVAGESGCGKSSVAMSVLRLLPRTARLGGEVLLDGEDVRTMGWSRLRAVRWAGASVVFQGAMHALNPVRTVGEQIAEPIRLHGGDARTSAAVDRRVTELLGQVELPAAKASAYPHELSGGQRQRVMIAMALACSPRLVIADEPTTALDVIVQAQVLELMTRLVADRGLGLMMISHDLSVLASCCERLAVMHDGRVVEEGPAKAVIADPEHEHTRALAAAFPEVGDPASRLTTGRTPADQSNGPDGIGAGSDAPESARPAAEPTPSVSRTSSPLLVASGASVVFRGRRGGTTRAVDGVDLRVERDEIVALVGQSGSGKTTMARSLVGLQPLAAGRIEFEGQPLPVRGRGLRDYRRQVQLVLQDPTGALNPRHSVYESVAEGLRIHRVEGDEAELVAAALEQAELRPAERFFNALPGELSGGQRQRVVIAGALALSPRVLIADEPVASLDASVRGEILALLLNLRVRLGLSTLVITHDLGLAWAIADRVAVMYRGRIVETGTVEQVLSDPQHDYTRRLLAAVPAPLTRRQNSTGPTGGEPPRVVKIVAAPDTTAADSSDPDRPGALTGTALGPITAPPSEVRDPAADLTVVGPAGGDQSEVSEPDRPRAAETE; encoded by the coding sequence GTGACATTGTTGGAACTGCGGGACCTCACCGTCGACTACCAGTCGACGCGGGGCGTCGTGCCCGCCGTGCGCGGGGTGAACCTGACGCTGGACGTCGGACAGACCCTCGGCGTCGCCGGGGAATCGGGGTGTGGGAAGAGCAGCGTGGCGATGTCGGTGCTGCGACTGCTGCCCCGCACCGCCCGGCTGGGCGGCGAGGTGCTCCTCGACGGCGAGGACGTGCGCACCATGGGCTGGAGCAGGCTCCGCGCGGTGCGCTGGGCCGGGGCGTCGGTGGTGTTCCAGGGCGCGATGCACGCCCTGAACCCGGTGCGGACCGTGGGGGAGCAGATCGCCGAGCCCATCCGGCTGCACGGGGGCGACGCGAGGACCTCCGCCGCCGTCGATCGCCGGGTCACCGAACTGCTGGGGCAGGTGGAACTGCCCGCCGCCAAGGCCTCGGCGTACCCACACGAGCTGTCCGGCGGGCAACGCCAGCGCGTGATGATCGCCATGGCACTGGCCTGTTCCCCGAGACTGGTGATCGCCGACGAGCCGACCACGGCGCTGGACGTCATCGTGCAGGCCCAGGTCCTGGAGCTGATGACCCGCCTGGTCGCCGACCGGGGACTCGGCCTGATGATGATTAGCCACGACCTGTCGGTGCTGGCCTCCTGCTGCGAACGGCTGGCCGTGATGCACGACGGTCGGGTCGTCGAGGAGGGCCCGGCCAAGGCGGTGATCGCCGATCCCGAGCACGAGCACACCCGGGCGCTGGCGGCGGCCTTCCCCGAGGTGGGCGACCCCGCGTCGCGGTTGACCACCGGACGAACCCCGGCCGATCAATCGAACGGACCCGACGGCATCGGCGCCGGTTCGGACGCCCCGGAGAGCGCGCGGCCTGCTGCGGAACCTACCCCGTCCGTCAGCCGGACGAGCAGCCCGTTGCTGGTCGCCTCCGGTGCCTCCGTCGTCTTCCGAGGCCGCCGTGGCGGCACCACCCGCGCGGTCGACGGCGTCGACCTGCGGGTGGAACGGGACGAGATCGTGGCTCTGGTCGGACAGTCCGGCTCGGGCAAGACGACCATGGCGCGTTCGTTGGTGGGCCTGCAACCGTTGGCCGCCGGGCGGATCGAGTTCGAGGGGCAGCCGCTTCCGGTGCGTGGACGCGGGTTGCGCGACTACCGCCGTCAGGTCCAGCTGGTGTTGCAGGACCCGACCGGCGCGCTCAACCCCCGGCACAGCGTCTACGAGTCGGTGGCGGAGGGCCTGCGGATCCATCGCGTCGAGGGCGACGAGGCCGAACTGGTGGCGGCGGCCCTGGAACAGGCCGAACTCCGACCAGCTGAACGCTTCTTCAACGCGCTGCCCGGGGAACTCTCCGGCGGCCAACGGCAGCGGGTGGTGATCGCGGGCGCGCTGGCGCTGTCGCCTCGCGTCCTGATCGCCGATGAACCGGTCGCCTCCTTGGACGCCTCGGTACGGGGCGAGATCCTGGCGCTGCTGCTGAATCTCCGGGTGCGGCTGGGGCTGTCCACCCTGGTCATCACGCACGATCTCGGCTTGGCCTGGGCCATCGCCGACCGGGTCGCGGTGATGTATCGCGGCCGGATCGTCGAGACGGGCACCGTCGAGCAGGTGTTGTCGGATCCACAGCACGACTACACCCGCCGACTGCTCGCCGCCGTGCCCGCCCCGCTGACCAGACGACAGAACTCGACCGGGCCCACCGGCGGGGAGCCGCCGCGCGTCGTGAAGATCGTCGCCGCGCCCGATACGACGGCTGCGGACTCCTCGGACCCCGACCGGCCGGGCGCGCTGACCGGGACCGCTCTGGGCCCGATCACCGCCCCGCCATCCGAGGTACGCGACCCGGCCGCCGACCTGACCGTCGTGGGGCCCGCAGGTGGCGATCAGAGCGAGGTGTCCGAGCCGGACCGCCCGCGAGCCGCCGAGACCGAGTAG
- a CDS encoding ABC transporter permease: protein MTATQSPGAIAWTRRRTAFATGWSSFRSQRAGLVGLGVLVLIAVLALAAPLLTDQAGLDVTQATADRLEPPSMQHWLGTDENGRSVLLLTWWGARISLLVGLAATVLSVGIGTLVGILAAHFGGLTSAALMRVTDFFLVVPSLVLAIALSTVLARGLGTIVLAIGLTAWPTTARLVRAQTLAVEARPYIERAKALGAGHGHLIGSHVLPGVLPLVFANTTLAVASAVIAESTLSFLGLGDPTLVSWGAMLKSAMDTGAVTGGAWWYLLPPGLGIVTVVLAFTLCGRALETVLNPRLRGSR, encoded by the coding sequence ATGACCGCGACGCAGAGCCCCGGCGCGATCGCCTGGACACGCCGCAGGACGGCCTTCGCCACGGGCTGGTCGTCCTTCCGGAGCCAACGTGCGGGCTTGGTGGGACTCGGTGTGCTCGTCCTGATCGCGGTGCTGGCACTGGCGGCACCGCTGCTGACCGACCAGGCCGGTCTGGACGTCACGCAGGCGACGGCCGATCGGCTGGAGCCGCCCAGCATGCAGCACTGGCTGGGCACCGACGAGAACGGTCGCTCCGTACTGCTGCTCACCTGGTGGGGAGCGCGGATCTCACTGCTGGTCGGTCTGGCCGCCACGGTGTTGTCCGTCGGTATCGGCACCCTCGTCGGGATCCTGGCGGCCCATTTCGGCGGTCTCACCTCGGCTGCCCTGATGCGGGTCACCGACTTCTTCCTGGTCGTGCCGTCCCTGGTGTTGGCGATCGCGTTGTCCACGGTGCTCGCCAGGGGACTCGGCACCATCGTGCTCGCCATCGGGCTCACCGCCTGGCCGACCACGGCGCGACTGGTCCGGGCCCAGACCCTCGCCGTCGAGGCGCGGCCCTACATCGAGCGCGCCAAGGCGTTGGGCGCGGGCCACGGACACCTCATCGGCAGTCATGTGCTGCCCGGCGTGCTGCCGCTGGTCTTCGCCAACACCACGCTCGCGGTGGCCAGCGCGGTGATCGCGGAGTCCACGCTGTCCTTCCTCGGTCTCGGCGATCCGACCCTGGTCTCCTGGGGTGCGATGTTGAAATCGGCGATGGACACCGGCGCCGTCACCGGCGGTGCCTGGTGGTACCTGCTGCCGCCGGGGCTGGGCATCGTGACGGTGGTCCTGGCGTTCACCCTGTGCGGCAGGGCATTGGAGACCGTGCTCAATCCACGTCTGCGGGGGTCCCGGTGA
- a CDS encoding ABC transporter permease, which produces MGDAPDTEGRSGGGLARYVVSKLGGALTSLLLVILLGFFLFRVLPGDPVQTMTRGRAVSADQIAELRERFGLDLPLWQQFVDYLFGVLRGDLGVSYFYSRPVSDLIAERFWPTVLLAGTSTVLAVLLGIWLGTRSAWRHGSRFDRTATGVSLTLWSVPTFWLGLIMLMVFGVGVGPIPGMFPTGGITSPDTPPGLLPYVLDVAHHLVLPCITMVAVIFAQYQMVMRSSLLEEMGADYLTTARAKGLRDDLVRRRHAVPNAMLPTVTLIFLHLGLVVSGAIMVETVFSWPGLGLLTYQALDVPDLPLLQGTFIVLAGAVVAMNLIADLLYRFLDPRVRAS; this is translated from the coding sequence CTGGGCGATGCCCCGGACACGGAGGGCCGTTCGGGCGGCGGCCTGGCCCGCTACGTGGTGAGCAAGCTCGGTGGTGCGCTGACCAGCCTGCTGCTGGTGATCCTGCTCGGGTTCTTCCTGTTCCGGGTACTGCCCGGCGACCCGGTGCAGACGATGACCAGAGGGCGGGCGGTCAGCGCCGACCAGATTGCGGAGCTGCGTGAGCGGTTCGGGCTGGATCTGCCACTCTGGCAACAGTTCGTCGACTACCTGTTCGGCGTGCTGCGCGGCGATTTGGGAGTGTCCTACTTCTACAGCAGGCCGGTGTCGGACCTGATCGCCGAACGCTTCTGGCCGACGGTGCTGCTCGCGGGCACGTCCACCGTGCTGGCCGTCCTGCTGGGTATCTGGTTGGGCACCCGCAGTGCCTGGCGGCACGGCAGCCGGTTCGACCGCACCGCCACCGGGGTCTCGCTGACCCTGTGGTCGGTGCCCACCTTCTGGCTCGGCCTGATCATGTTGATGGTGTTCGGCGTCGGGGTCGGGCCGATCCCCGGCATGTTCCCGACCGGCGGGATCACCTCCCCGGACACGCCGCCCGGCCTGCTGCCCTACGTCCTGGACGTGGCGCACCACCTGGTGCTGCCCTGCATCACGATGGTCGCGGTGATCTTCGCGCAGTATCAGATGGTGATGCGCTCCTCGCTGCTGGAGGAGATGGGCGCCGACTATCTGACCACCGCACGGGCCAAGGGGCTGCGCGATGACCTGGTGCGGCGCCGACACGCGGTGCCCAACGCCATGCTGCCCACGGTGACGCTGATCTTCCTGCACCTGGGATTGGTGGTCTCCGGCGCGATCATGGTGGAGACCGTGTTCTCGTGGCCGGGCCTGGGGCTGCTGACCTATCAGGCCCTGGACGTCCCCGATCTGCCGTTGCTGCAGGGCACCTTCATCGTCCTGGCGGGCGCGGTCGTGGCGATGAACCTGATAGCCGATCTGCTCTATCGATTCCTCGACCCCAGGGTGCGTGCCTCATGA
- a CDS encoding ABC transporter substrate-binding protein gives MRVRSGAVAAAVGVIAAVAAPAVGPVAQAETTDDSSTVLRVAVTQNIDSLNPFIAIFASSTELMRLMYEFVTLPSAQDQEPIGGLAESWETSEDNLTWTFTLRDDVTWSDDEPVTAEDVAFTYNLMMEDEAARTANGNFVANFDTVVAEDEQTLVVTTATPQATMLALDVPIVPEHIWSEVEDIASFTNDTMPVVGSGPFILTEYRAEQFIRMEANPDYFRGPAEIDELQFLFYRNADAAVQALRTGEVDLVNRLTPAQMDALRDTEGIAVNEAQGRRFFELATNPGAATREGEPIGDGHPALEDVRVRQAMNQAIDRDVLVERVLGGYGEPGAGYIPPVFENYAWSPSDEQRWNFDLDAANELLDEAGYQLGEDGIRVDEEGNPLSFRLYGRSDRAFDTQSGEFLRSWFSEIGIEIDLQIMAGTRLNELTSVGQYDLAFSGWAVNPDPDYVLGIQTCAQRPGADGTGGTTDAFFCDEEFDELYQAQLAEFDPDARKEIVGDMQELFYEQSSSMTLFYENALEAYRSDRFEGFQVQPDPGGVIREQNGYWGYYGARPIDGASSGGGVDSGAILLGIGVVIVLGGGAALLISRRRRATADDRE, from the coding sequence ATGAGAGTCAGATCAGGCGCCGTCGCGGCCGCCGTCGGAGTGATCGCTGCCGTGGCGGCTCCCGCCGTCGGACCGGTGGCACAGGCCGAGACGACGGACGACTCGTCGACCGTCCTGCGGGTGGCGGTGACGCAGAACATCGATTCGCTCAACCCGTTCATCGCGATCTTCGCCTCGTCCACCGAGCTGATGCGGCTGATGTACGAGTTCGTCACGCTGCCCTCGGCGCAGGACCAGGAACCGATCGGGGGACTCGCCGAGAGTTGGGAGACCTCGGAGGACAATCTGACCTGGACCTTCACCCTGCGTGACGACGTGACCTGGTCCGACGACGAGCCGGTGACGGCCGAGGACGTGGCCTTCACCTACAACCTCATGATGGAGGACGAGGCGGCGCGCACGGCCAACGGCAATTTCGTCGCCAACTTCGACACCGTCGTGGCCGAGGACGAGCAGACGCTGGTGGTCACCACGGCCACCCCGCAGGCCACCATGCTCGCCCTGGACGTCCCCATCGTCCCCGAGCACATCTGGTCGGAGGTCGAGGACATCGCGTCCTTCACCAACGACACGATGCCCGTCGTCGGCAGCGGCCCCTTCATCCTCACCGAGTACCGCGCCGAACAGTTCATCCGCATGGAGGCCAACCCGGACTACTTCCGGGGCCCCGCGGAGATCGACGAGCTCCAGTTCCTGTTCTACCGCAACGCCGACGCCGCCGTTCAGGCCCTGCGTACCGGCGAGGTGGACCTGGTCAACAGGTTGACCCCCGCCCAGATGGACGCGCTGCGCGACACCGAGGGCATCGCGGTGAACGAGGCCCAGGGTCGCCGCTTCTTCGAACTGGCCACCAATCCCGGCGCCGCCACCAGGGAGGGCGAGCCGATCGGTGACGGCCACCCCGCGCTGGAGGACGTTCGGGTGCGGCAGGCGATGAACCAGGCGATCGACCGGGACGTGTTGGTCGAACGGGTCCTGGGCGGTTACGGCGAACCCGGTGCCGGATACATCCCGCCGGTCTTCGAGAACTACGCCTGGAGCCCCTCGGACGAGCAACGCTGGAACTTCGACCTCGACGCGGCCAACGAACTGTTGGACGAGGCGGGCTACCAGCTCGGCGAGGACGGGATCCGCGTCGACGAGGAGGGCAACCCACTGTCCTTCCGGCTCTATGGCCGCAGCGACCGCGCATTCGACACCCAGTCGGGTGAGTTCCTGCGTAGCTGGTTCAGCGAGATCGGCATCGAGATCGACCTGCAGATCATGGCCGGGACCCGACTCAACGAGCTGACCAGCGTCGGCCAGTACGACCTCGCCTTCAGCGGTTGGGCGGTCAACCCGGACCCCGACTACGTGCTCGGCATCCAGACCTGTGCCCAGCGACCCGGCGCGGACGGTACCGGCGGAACCACCGACGCCTTCTTCTGCGATGAGGAGTTCGACGAGCTCTACCAGGCGCAGCTGGCCGAGTTCGACCCGGACGCCCGCAAGGAGATCGTCGGCGACATGCAGGAGCTGTTCTACGAGCAGTCCTCCTCCATGACCCTGTTCTACGAGAACGCGCTCGAGGCCTACCGCTCCGACCGCTTCGAGGGCTTCCAGGTTCAGCCGGATCCCGGCGGCGTGATTCGGGAACAGAACGGATACTGGGGCTACTACGGCGCCCGACCCATCGACGGCGCCTCCAGCGGCGGCGGTGTCGACAGCGGGGCGATCCTGCTCGGTATCGGCGTCGTGATAGTGCTCGGTGGCGGCGCGGCCCTGCTCATCTCCCGACGCCGTCGCGCGACCGCCGACGATCGGGAGTGA
- a CDS encoding M55 family metallopeptidase — protein MHILISADMEGATGVTWTDDVRPGTEQWQRFRRLFTQDVNACVAGLYAGGATRVLVNEAHSSQRNLLLEDLDERARLLTGRHKPLSMMQGIDSGVDGVVFLGYHAGAGVEGVLSHTYLENSITGVWLDGVPASEGRLNAALAAEHGVPVLLVTGDDQTCVDASDYAPSAAMAPVKECVSRYAAICLPPPGAQALIGAQAERGMAAAGRIEGAVGAHHIEVEFDAAHLAAATAVIPTVEQLDVRRVGFDAPSMTEAMKCFKVVTAIAGGAVQGIYG, from the coding sequence ATGCACATCCTGATCTCCGCCGATATGGAAGGTGCCACCGGCGTCACCTGGACCGACGATGTGCGGCCGGGCACCGAACAGTGGCAACGGTTCCGGCGCCTGTTCACCCAGGACGTCAACGCCTGCGTGGCGGGTCTGTACGCGGGCGGTGCGACCCGGGTGCTGGTCAACGAGGCGCACTCCTCGCAGCGCAATCTGCTCCTGGAGGACTTGGACGAACGCGCCCGCCTGCTTACCGGGCGGCACAAGCCACTGTCGATGATGCAGGGGATCGATTCCGGTGTGGACGGCGTCGTCTTCCTCGGCTATCACGCGGGAGCGGGGGTCGAGGGCGTGCTGTCGCACACCTATCTGGAGAACTCGATCACCGGGGTGTGGTTGGACGGGGTACCTGCCAGCGAGGGCAGGCTCAACGCCGCACTCGCCGCCGAACACGGCGTTCCCGTGCTGCTGGTCACCGGCGATGATCAGACCTGTGTGGACGCGAGCGACTACGCACCCTCGGCTGCCATGGCTCCGGTCAAGGAATGCGTCAGCCGCTACGCGGCGATCTGCCTGCCGCCCCCAGGCGCCCAGGCCCTGATCGGCGCGCAGGCCGAGCGGGGCATGGCGGCGGCGGGCCGCATCGAGGGCGCGGTCGGTGCGCACCACATCGAGGTCGAGTTCGACGCCGCGCATCTGGCGGCGGCCACCGCCGTGATCCCCACCGTGGAGCAGCTCGACGTCCGTCGAGTCGGCTTCGACGCGCCGTCGATGACCGAGGCGATGAAGTGCTTCAAAGTGGTGACGGCGATCGCGGGCGGCGCGGTGCAGGGCATCTACGGCTGA
- a CDS encoding MDR family MFS transporter — translation MSSTEVAAPSQRTVNAVFLGLSLGVFLAALDGMIMMSALRTVADELGGLTQQAWATTSYLVTMTVSTLLYGKLSDIFGRKRLYLIAICIFTVGSLSCALAQSMYQLALFRCVQGLGAGGLFPLALAVIADMLPHPRRIGYHARLGAIFGVAGVAGPVLGGLFAGAESLLGVDGWRWVFLVNVPVGLAALAVVAVAFTVDSPRIAHRVDWWGATTLVVGIVPLLILAEQGRDWGWSSPTTLSTAGVSLIGLLLFVGVERAMGDEALLAPRLFRRPAFALVNVINFLGGIGMFAGMALIPLYLQIVRGLSASAAGFLLLPQAIAMPVGALLCGPLLARTGRFTGLLAGGLTIMAACFLALGLTESAALWQTTALVTMLGLGTGVYFQVVLTAMQNSVDRTEMGVASSLAGFSRQLGGVVGTAVTISMLFGLGAQRIAAEFHALLGSAEFAAASNADRTDGAAAEFLAGVRSGEVDLDDTSVLTELDPLLAQPVVDGLGGAFAVVFVSVGVVLSLAVLLTLPIRTRSLQSAR, via the coding sequence ATGAGCAGCACCGAGGTCGCCGCCCCGTCGCAGCGGACCGTCAACGCGGTCTTCCTCGGCTTGAGCCTCGGGGTGTTCCTGGCGGCGCTGGACGGAATGATCATGATGTCGGCGTTGCGCACGGTGGCCGATGAACTGGGCGGATTGACCCAGCAGGCATGGGCGACCACGTCGTATCTGGTCACGATGACCGTGTCGACCCTGTTGTACGGGAAGCTGTCGGACATCTTCGGCCGGAAACGGCTCTATCTGATCGCGATCTGCATCTTCACCGTCGGTTCGCTGTCGTGCGCACTCGCCCAGTCGATGTACCAGCTGGCGTTGTTCCGCTGCGTCCAGGGCCTCGGGGCCGGCGGGCTGTTCCCGTTGGCACTCGCGGTGATCGCCGACATGCTGCCGCACCCGCGACGGATCGGATACCACGCCAGGCTGGGCGCGATATTCGGCGTCGCCGGTGTGGCTGGGCCGGTGCTCGGTGGACTATTCGCAGGCGCCGAGTCGCTGCTGGGTGTCGATGGCTGGCGGTGGGTCTTCCTGGTCAACGTCCCGGTCGGGCTGGCGGCGCTGGCCGTGGTGGCCGTCGCGTTCACCGTCGACTCGCCCCGGATCGCCCACCGAGTGGACTGGTGGGGCGCCACGACGCTGGTGGTGGGCATCGTGCCGTTGCTGATCCTGGCCGAACAGGGCCGGGACTGGGGATGGTCCTCACCGACGACCCTGTCGACCGCAGGAGTCTCACTGATCGGCTTGCTGCTGTTCGTCGGCGTCGAGCGGGCGATGGGCGACGAGGCGCTGTTGGCACCCCGGTTGTTCCGCCGACCGGCTTTCGCGCTGGTCAATGTGATCAATTTCCTGGGCGGCATCGGCATGTTCGCCGGAATGGCGCTGATCCCGCTGTATCTGCAGATCGTCCGAGGGCTCTCCGCTTCGGCAGCGGGGTTCCTGCTGCTCCCCCAGGCGATCGCGATGCCGGTCGGTGCACTGCTGTGCGGCCCGCTCCTGGCGCGAACCGGTCGTTTCACCGGGCTGCTGGCCGGCGGCCTCACGATCATGGCGGCCTGCTTCCTGGCCCTGGGGCTGACCGAGTCGGCCGCGCTATGGCAGACCACCGCATTGGTCACGATGCTGGGTCTGGGCACGGGCGTGTACTTCCAGGTCGTGCTCACCGCGATGCAGAACAGTGTGGACCGCACCGAGATGGGTGTGGCGAGTTCGCTGGCCGGTTTCTCCCGCCAACTCGGCGGAGTCGTGGGCACCGCGGTGACCATCTCGATGCTGTTCGGCCTCGGCGCGCAGCGCATCGCCGCCGAGTTCCACGCGCTGCTGGGCTCCGCGGAGTTCGCCGCCGCATCGAACGCGGACCGGACGGACGGCGCCGCTGCGGAGTTCCTCGCGGGAGTCCGCTCGGGCGAGGTCGATCTCGACGACACCTCGGTCCTGACCGAACTGGATCCGCTGCTCGCGCAACCGGTCGTCGACGGCCTGGGCGGTGCCTTCGCCGTGGTGTTCGTGTCGGTCGGCGTGGTGTTGTCGCTGGCAGTCCTACTGACACTGCCGATTCGGACCCGCTCGCTCCAGAGCGCGCGGTGA
- a CDS encoding glycoside hydrolase family 16 protein produces the protein MSRGRTGLALGAATVLLTALPVLPAGADTTPDSRDDAVVFFDDFAGSEIDRSQWTVEVTGTNFGTVNNEQQAYIDSPEVLYLDQNVDGADNVLAIHPRYRPGTVAPDGRTYDFVSGRLKTQDKRDWTYGNFAMRLKLPQGGQAPGLWPAAWMLGSSIGHGTPWPASGEIDIMESIGEPFTSVALHGPGYSGATPLNARQHFEGLDPADWHVYSVDWTPQGFTFYIDDRQVYTASRAEVEQYGQWVYDDPQFILLNFALGGDYPAGVNGVSQPYHGIPQSTVDIVAADNARYLIDWVKVEQN, from the coding sequence ATGAGTCGAGGTCGTACCGGACTGGCGCTAGGCGCCGCGACGGTTCTGTTGACGGCCTTACCCGTGCTCCCAGCCGGAGCAGACACCACCCCCGACAGCCGGGACGACGCCGTCGTCTTCTTCGACGACTTCGCCGGGTCGGAGATCGACCGTTCGCAGTGGACCGTGGAGGTCACCGGAACGAACTTCGGCACGGTCAACAACGAGCAGCAGGCGTACATCGATTCGCCCGAGGTGCTCTACCTCGATCAGAACGTCGACGGCGCGGACAACGTGTTGGCCATCCATCCCCGATACCGCCCCGGCACCGTCGCGCCCGACGGCCGGACCTATGACTTCGTCTCCGGGCGCCTCAAGACCCAGGACAAACGCGACTGGACCTACGGCAACTTCGCGATGCGACTGAAACTGCCTCAGGGCGGCCAGGCTCCCGGTCTGTGGCCCGCAGCGTGGATGCTCGGCTCCAGCATCGGCCACGGCACGCCCTGGCCCGCCAGCGGCGAGATCGACATCATGGAGAGCATCGGAGAGCCCTTCACCAGCGTGGCGCTGCATGGGCCCGGGTACTCCGGTGCCACCCCGCTGAACGCCCGCCAGCATTTCGAGGGCCTCGACCCTGCGGATTGGCATGTCTACAGCGTGGACTGGACTCCGCAGGGCTTCACTTTCTACATCGACGACCGGCAGGTGTACACGGCCAGCCGCGCCGAGGTCGAACAGTATGGCCAGTGGGTGTACGACGATCCGCAGTTCATCCTGTTGAACTTCGCGCTCGGCGGCGACTACCCGGCGGGCGTCAACGGGGTCAGCCAGCCCTACCACGGCATCCCGCAGTCGACGGTGGACATCGTCGCCGCCGACAACGCCCGGTACCTCATCGACTGGGTGAAGGTGGAACAGAACTAA